The nucleotide sequence AATTGATTTAACCTGGATGACCATTCAGGTTTTGGAGTTCCTAGGGTTGGCTAAAAAGGTTCGTTTAGTTGAAGTTCCTATGACAGAGTAGGGCACGTTGACCCTAGTTATTTTTCTGACTAGCCAGGCCTGGGGTAGTTAAAAGCCATGCGCGTTTTGATCTTGGGGTGTGGCTACACGGGAACTACCCTGGCACGGTGGTTAACACAGCAGGGAATTCCGGTCGCCGTCACAAATCGGTTAGGGCAGTTACCGCCGGAGTTAGGGGATTTACAAATTCCCTGCTATCCCCTAGCTTCTCAGGCCCAGGGTGAAGTCACTCCTCTCGATCCCGCTGCCTTAGATGCTGTTACCCATGTTCTCAGTAGTATTCCCCCCCTCAGTTCTGGTCAAGATTTAGTTCTAGGTCAGCTTTTACCGGTGCTGCAAGGGTTAAATCTGGGCTGGTTTGGTTATTTGTCCACCACTGGAGTCTATGGAGACTGTCAAGGGGCCTGGGTGGAGGAGACGCGTCCGGTCAATCCTCAAAATGCTCGCTCATCCCATCGTGTCCAAGCAGAAGTGGGCTTTCTAGACTCAGGTTTACCCGCCCATATTTTTCGCCTTTCTGGGATTTATGGGCCGGGGCCAGGTCGGAATATTTTTGAGCGGCTACGTTCGGGAAAGGCCCAACATATTATTCGACCCGGCCATGTTTTTTCCCGTGTTCATGTGGATGATATTGTCCAAGCTCTTTGGCGCTCAATGATCAATCCCAGGCCTGGAAACATCTACAACGTTGCTGATGATTTGCCCACTGAGTCAAGTAACTTAATTCTTCAGGCCTGCTCCCTGATGGGGATAGAGCCGCCGCCAGCCATTCTCTGGGAAGAGGCGAATCTCAGTCCAATGGCCACATCCTTTTGGCAAGAGTCTCGTCGGGTCAGTAATTTCAAAATTAAATCCCAGTTGGGAGTAGAGCTATTTTTTCCCACCTACAAAGAGGGCCTGCTGAGTATCTACAAATGCCTATCCAACAGAGAAAGCCATCTGATACAATAGAGATTCTCGATTGGGCTTGTAGCTTAGTGGATTAGAGCGGCTGACTACGGATCAGCAGGTCGGGGGTTCGAGTCCCTCCAAGCCCGTGAAACAACAGTCTGAGAATGTCTATAAAGTATTAGTGGAAAAGCATTTAGAGCAGTATTTAGCTTGAATCAGTCTCATTTTGTCTAAGGTAAGCTACGGATAACAGAGTTAGGAATCGGGGCATTGCTCCTCAAATCAAAAGTACTTACCCCTATGCTGAGGGAACTGGCAAAGACCGAAAACCCTAAAAGCTATTGAACTATTCCGTACTCCGCAAGGCTACTACGGGCCGATATAACTATGGGACGAGGCGTTTAGGGAATAGTTTAGTAAATTTGAAGCTCTATTGCTTTCACAGTCCACCCAGACCGACCACGGTGTCCCCGTTTGATCTACCTCCGCTCCTCTTATTCAAAAAATTTGCCATCGGTTTTAAGGTTGCCTTGGAGTCAATATCTCAGTCTCAGGAATCTGTTTCAGTCCCCATACCACCATCGCTCGTAATACCGGCCGCAAACTTTCTCCCCGTTCTGTCAACGCATAATTCATCCGCCGAGCATGATTGCTATAGGGTTCTTTTTTGATCAAGCCCAATTCTTCCAACTGCTTGAGCCGGTTCGCCAAAATATTTGTGGAAATCCCCTCTGGAGACTCCAAAAACTCCTCAAAGCGGTGTTTCCCAAAAAACATCATGTCCCGAATCACCAGCAACGTCCAACGATCGCCAATCAAATCCAAGGAACAGGCGATGGGGCAACTTGAGCGGCGAGACATGGGCGGCATCAGAACCTTTGTGGAGTAACTTGTATTTTACAACTTAGCTTTGTTACAATAACTTGCATATTAAAAGTTACAGATGCAAACAGCCCCTATGACCACAAAACAACCCCAGGCCAAGACAGGTGAAAACTTTGCAATGGCAGACTTTGGTGGATTTCAACAACTGCGGCAATATGTGTTTGAACCTGCAGAGGTTCCAGTTTCGGTTGAAGGTAAAATTTTTCTCAAGCAGGTTTTAGATTTAACCAGTGCCGAAATTTCCCTCAATAACTTGCCTCCAAATAAATCCATCCCCTTTTATCACACCCATCGGGTGAATGAGGAAATTTACATTTTTGTCCAAGGGGAAGGAGAGTTTCAGGTGGATCAGGTGATGTTTGGGGTGAGGGAAGGGACGATTATCCGGGTTGATCCAGCAGGAGAGCGGTGTATTCGCAATATTTCTGACACCCAAGACCTGTGCTACATCGTGATTCAGTCTCAACACAATTCCTACCTCTTTCACACGATCCAGGATGGAACTGCCCTGAAAAAGCGCGTCAGCTGGGTCGGCAAGCAGCGGATTTAGAGTTTAGATCATCTTTTTTGTGTTCCTAACCTGAAATGACTCGAGTTAGCCAGATTGAACAGCAGGGCCGAGGTCATTAAATTCTTCAATGCGTAACATCCGAATGTCTCGCACAGATTCGGCAAACCAAGGGAGTTTCTTAGCCAAGTCCTGAGCTGCTAAAACACAAGTAACGGCATTTACCGTGCTATCCCCAAAATAAACACTGCCTTGCTGGGGGCTAAACCCATGAGATTGCAGCACTTTACGAATCTCGGCATAGGCGTTGTTATAGGGATCGCCATAGTTTTGCTTTAAGGACTCGATATCCATATCAAAGGCAATCGCGTACACTCGACCAACCTCGCGCTGATTTGTAAACCTATTAAAATTAAGGCTATAGGCAATTGGTGGTGTGATGAGTTCTTGATGTAATACCTGTGATGACATATGTTTTATCCTTTGCTTGCCCCCAACTATAGCCTAAGCAGTGGAAACATGGTCTCAAAAATTTTTGACTATATAATTTAGTGTGTTTTTTATGGTTCACCCAGGCCAATGGCAATAGCACAGGCGGCAAATCCAACCACTAAAACTACGGGGGAATGGGTGGCAAAGCTCGTTAAAACGGATCCAATAGCAGCCGTAAACACCAAGGCCTGGGAAAGGATTTGCCGGGGACTGAGATCAGAATTAAAGGTAACTTCCTCTAAAGCACATTCCGGCAAGGGTAACGGCATCACGCCCCCCGGTGGAAAAGCCCAAAGCCGATATTGTTCAATAAAGAGATCGCTCCAGCCATTTTCCTGACACCAGGCCCGGGCTACGTCTAGGGAATATTTCAAGAGGGGGGTGGATGTGATGCTGGTTTTCATTGCCTTACCTCGAAAATTCTGGTCGCCAACTCAAAAACAAATGTCCCAAAATGTATTCTGAGTCACTCCAAACGTGCCAGATCATCGGTTTTGTTCTACTTGTGACCTTAACAGAGGGGCCAATAGAGAACCCAGCGGTTGTTGTAAGTCTTAATGTCTATTTGAGGACACAATTGGGCTAGATCAAGCAATATCCCAGGCCAGGCCAAGAACAGAGCTATTAGCGAAGATTCTAAGAACTGTTACAGATTCTCAAGAAAATGCGAAAACCTGTAAAGCCCAGTGATACGATTCCTTCAGTTATTAGCGTGCGTGCCCCTTTGGCCGGCTGATTTGACTACACAATGACTGACACAAACAAACTTTTACCTTGTAGAGTGCAAGATTGGGAGTTGTAGCTCATGCCTGAAACATTGACTGGACAACCGCCTCTGTATGCTGGTAGCACTGGGGGCCTGTTAACCAAAGCTGAAGTTGAAGAAAAATATGCCATTACCTGGACTAGCCCGAAAGAACAGGTGTTTGAAATGCCCACGGCTGGGGCGGCGGTGATGCGGGAAGGAGAAAACCTTGTTTATCTGGCCCGGAAAGAGCAATGCTTGGCTTTAGCGGCTCAACAACTGCGGCCTCGGAAAATCAATAACTATCAAATCTATCGCATCTTCCCCGATGGTGAGAGTGTCTTGCTGCATCCCAAAGATGGCGTATTCCCTGAGAAAGTCAATGCGGGTCGGGAAGCGGTCAACAGTGTTCCCCGTTCCATTGGTGAAAACCCCAGCCCCGGCCAAATCAAGTTCTCTGGGAAACAGCCCTACGATCCTTAATATTGGTTGAACTCCTGAAGTAATTTCTATCGTGTTGCGGGGGTGGGTTGCTGCTCCCGTTTTTTATTGGCTAGGGTTGAGAAAACTTGGATCCTCCCGATGACAACTACCCCGATTTCCCAAATTTTGATTAAAAATGCCGAAGTTCTCCTGCCAGAGGGGTTAAGTCGGGTGGAGGTGCTCTTAGACGCGGGAAAAATTAGCCAGCTTGGGCCTGACCTTGAAACCGCCAGCTTGCAAAATTTACGGGTGATTGATGGCGCGGGTCTAGTCTTAATGCCGGGGGTGATTGATCCGCAGGTGCATTTTCGCGAACCTGGCCTGGAGCATAAAGAAGATTTATTTTCCGCCAGTTGTGCCTGTGCCCACGGGGGAGTCACCTCTTTTTTAGAAATGCCTAACACCAATCCCCTGACGATCACACAAGCAGCATTGACAGACAAACTCCAGCGGGCTGCCCAAAAGTCTCTGGTAAATTATGGATTTTTCATTGGTGCGACGGCCGAAAACTTACCGGATTTACGCACCGCCAACCCAACGCCGGGCATCAAGATTTTTATGGGATCCATGCACGGGGATTTGTTAGTGGATCAAGAGGCAGTCCTAGAGCCAATTTTTTATCGTGATCTGAGTGACTCCAACTATGAAAACCGTTTAATTGCCGTTCATGCCGAAGACCAGGCCCGCATCAAAGCCCGTCTCCAAGAGTTTGCTGGACGAACAGATGTCGCAATTCACTCCCTGATTCAAGACAACCAGGCTGCCCTCAATGCCACCCAACTGGCCCTCAAACTCTCGAAAAAATATCACCGCCGCCTCCATATCCTCCACATGTCCACCGCCGAAGAAGCGGAATTGCTGAGAACCGATAAACCGGCCTGGGTCACGGCTGAAGTTACGCCCCAACATCTATTTTTGAATACCGATGCTTATGAAACCATTGGCACCCTGGCCAAGATGAACCCGCCTTTGAGATCTCCCCAGGATCAAGCGGTGTTATGGCAGGCCCTTGTGGATGGTGTTGTGGATTTTATCGCCACAGATCACGCCCCCCATACCCTGGCGGAAAAGGGTCAAGATGTGATTGATGAACCCCTGGCCGAACACCCCGCCACTGTTTTTCTAGAGCCTGCGAATGCCCCCTCAGGAATGCCCGGCGTAGAAACGGCTTTACCCTTAATGCTGACCCAGGCCAAGCAGGGAAAATGCACCATCGCTCAAGTGTCTCAATGGATGTCGTTCAACGTGGCCCAGGCCTACAAAATTCCCAACAAAGGCTTGATTGCAACGGGCTATGATGCCGATGTGATTTTAGTGGACATGAACACCTATAAACCTGTGGTGCGGGAAGAACTCTTTACCAAATGCGGCTGGAGTCCCTTTGAAGGCTGGAACTTAACAGGTTGGCCGGTTTATACGATTGTGGGTGGGCAAGTCGCTTATGGAAACGGCAAACTCAACACAGATGTGCGGGGAAACCCTCTAGAATTTAATATTTAATATTCTGCTCAATAAATCGAAAGATTAAATGAGGAAAGCCGACCGTCTTTTCCAAGTGGTGAACTTAGTCCGATCTAATCAACCCATTACAGCCGAGAGTCTTGCGGAACGAATTGGTGTTTCCGTGCGTACAATTTATCGATATATTGACGACCTTTCCATTAGTGGGATTCCAATATATGGTGAGCCTGGTGTTGGCTATCTAATGGATGAAAATTTTGAGTTGCCGCCGCTAACCCTGAATCCAAATGAACTCGACGCTTTGATTCTCGGAGTGGAAATGGTTTCTAGAGCGACTGGATCGGAGCTAACAATGGCAGCAAAAACTCTTTTAAGCAAAATTGAAGCAGCACTACCCCCTCGCACTGTTGAGGCTAATCTAACGACCGTCAGGGCATTAAATAACATTTCAAACACGCAAACATTAAGGCATTGGGATGAGCTTTATCGAGCAATCCAAAACCAGCAAGCAATCAACATCATATATTTGAATTTGAGCGATCAGATGTCCAAAAGAACTGTATTTCCTCTGGGGATATTTTACTGGGGTGAAAAATGGACAGTTGGGGCATGGTGTTTACTTAGAAGCGCATACAGAGATTTCCGTCTTGATCGAATTCAACACCTCGATTTGGCCGCGGACGCTAAGCCTTCTGAGCAAGAAATCAGTCTAACCGCATATATGCACGCTCAAGCCAAGTCCTGGAAATTAAAGTCATCTTTCTCCCACTGACATGAGGCTGTCAGGAACCCTGTTTTACGCTGATTTTTGGATCAAGCAATTGAGGAAAAATTATGGAACTGAAGGTACTATCTGATATCCCGGCTTTTGGAGGCATGGAGTTTTCGACATTTAGACTCAAACCGGGTATTTCTGAAACTAAGTTATTTGAAGCTGTCGATCAAATGGTTGAGGGTCTCTACGCTAATGAAGCGGGTTTTCTGGGACATGCTTTATTAAGGGGAGTCGATGGCATCTATGTGGATGTTGTCTTTGCCGATAGTCAATCTCAAGCTGCTGAACTTTGTGCCAAATGGGGAACTGGCCCCTTTGCTCCTGACTGTCTCTCCTATTTAGAGAAAATCGAAGAAGGCTCAGTCAATCTTCAGTTCTTCGAGCGTATCAAGTAACCAAGCTAATCTAGCATTCATGAGGGGCAAACCTAGAGCGGAGTGTCCCTCAACTTTTTTATAGGTAGCAGTAATATTTGAGGGTGGCTTTATTTTTTATGCATGCTGTAAAATGTCCTAGTGCTCGTGAAGTTTTTGTAAAAGATATCTCCTCGACTTAAGCTGGAACCTTGATGGGACACAAGCTTAAATAAGTTATGGATATTTCGATTTTGGTCAGTATCAAATTCAGAAGAGTGGATCAACCGAATTGCCAAAATTCCCCTCTGACGTATGTAGTAGAATAACGAGCCAATCCTTTGGCAGAACTATTTACTCAATGTGTCTGGAGTCTATTCTTTTCGTTGAGGCTTGGGCCTGGGCAAGGTTAAGAGTAGGGGTTGAAGAATATTGTGGAGAGCTTGGAGGCTGCGAGTCATGATTTGGAGTTGCTCGACTATGAGGGTGTCATCAATAATTGCTTGCCGAGTTGGAGTTTCGAGTTGCTGTTGCTTGAGTTCCCGAATTCGTTGTTGGCGAAGTTGTCCTAAATCTGTTTCCAATGCTGCGAGTTCTTGGATTAGCTCTTGGGGAAATGGAATCAGAGGAACATCGGACAGTAAAGCGGCGATTAAATTGCCCAAAATTGCCGTCAGTTGATTCGTGATCATCGTTAGGTTAGGCATAGAAAACTGATTTTGAAATTGTAATAAATGATTTCCTAACAGACTGAGGGCAATAAACAGACGTTGACTGTAATGAAGCAATTGTTCAACCAGTTGAATTTCCTGGGGGGAGGAGTGGGGTTCATTCAGAAATCGTTGCCAGGCCTGGTGAATGTTACTCAATTTCAGTCGAGTTTGTTGTTGAATTGCAAGTAAATCTTGAGTTGAGATTGATTGATTGTCTTGATACCCAGTTAAAACCATTGCCAATAGACGCGATAACGTGGTTAATAGTTCTGCCAGTTGAGAGCTTAATCGTTTCGGTTCCCATTGAGGCAAAACAATATAATTTACCGCAAATGCCACACAGGCCCCGATCAATGTATTCAGTAGTCGTAATTCCCCCAATATCCAACTATCAGCCAGGCCCGCCGTGAAGGGATTATCAATACTATCCATAATGATCACAATCGGGGTATATAACAGGACAAACACAAAGTAATTAACCGGCAGAAAGCCCACCATCAGGACAATCAGGAGAATCATAGACAGCATGAGAATGTAGGGATTCTGCACATAACTGACTAGGAGAATTGCCCCTAATGCCCCGCCCACACTGCCCAAAACCCGCTGTCCCCCCCGTTTAGAGGCATCACTATAATGGGGTTTAAGAATGACTAATACGGTCAACGCCATCCAATAGCCATAGGGTAAATTCCAGGCATTATAAATCGCAACCACCAGAGTCGTGCCAATCGCGATCCGTAAACCGTGGCGAAAAATCACAGAATCCAACGTAAAATGGCTTTTTAAGACTTTCCACCACATGAGAGTAGGTTCAAATTGACGCACCAAGTCATTGGAGTCTGGAGTGATCGTGCCTGTGAAAACGTTATAGATTTGGTTGAGATTATGGGCGATTTGTTTCAGGGATAATAAAGCATAGTTTAACTCTAGGGATTCATCATAGGCAGTGGATTGATCGGCTCCCTGAAAGGTAATTAACTTTTGCTGTTCAAATTTCTGATCCAACTTTTCAATTTTTGCGGTTAAATCAAATTGCTCTAAATGATGATTGACTTGTTCGACTTGTTCTGTGATCTGATTAAGATTGAGAATTAATTGATTAATATCTTGATAAATATCCGACCAGAGAGACTGAAATAAATTTGACCGTTGCCGCTGCAAAATTTCTGTCAACATCAGAATGGCTAGATACAGTTGCTCACTCAGTTTTAGAAGCGTTGCAAGGTAGGTGACTTTCTGGTGTTTTTGTATCTGTGCGGCTGTTTTGGGTCGCTTGGGCAAATGAATTTGCGTCAGAATTGTTTGGGCATTCAGGATTCGTTGCCGATTTTCGAGGGTGATGGCCTGGAATTGAAGGAGATCCGGTGGTGTTTGAACCCCGGCCTGGAGATAATGGGTGACTCCCCGCAAGACTTGGGCGACACTCTGGCGGAAGGGTAATTCTGGTTGCAGGGGCCAGGCCAAGAGAGCTAAACAGGTTGCCCAAAGCCCTCCTAAGGCGTAAGCTCCCCCTGAAGAGACGGCATTGGCCCAGGAATGATCGCTCGCGTGGATCGCAAATAAAAAACAACAACCAATTAACACCCCGGCTAAATTCCCCTCTTTGCCAAAAGCATCCAGAAAGCCACAGCTAAAGCCCCAGATAAACATCAAAAACAGGGTCAGACCCAAAACCCCGCTAATTAAAATACCGACCCCGATACTCAACCCCCCTGCCAAGGCAATGGCCAGCAAGGTAATCGCCCGCCGCCGATAGGCTCCCCCCGGATCCCCAATCCCCACATAACAGGCTCCCCAGGCCGCCCAATTCCACTCAACGGCCCCAGTCATGATTTGAAGCATTAAGGGAACAATCACAGCAATGGCGGTTATGGCTCCTTGCCGAAGTAAGCGCGGATCTAACTGCCAGCGTTGTCTGAGTTGGGCGAAAATCCACATAAATTTAGTTGGATTGGTTATCACTATAGGGTAGGACGAAAAAAGTAGGCTTTGATGGTTAACCTATCTTCCACTCCAGTCGTTGCATCCCAGACTGTCTGCCAACAATTACCCCAGGCCTGGAGTTGGCGTGGCCATCCCATTTGTTATCGGCAAGCAGGCGAGTCTGGCCCAGCAGTGGTCTTAATTCATGGGTTTGGGGCATCCAGTTTACATTGGCGCAAAAATATCCCCGTCTTGGCTCAATCAGCCCGTGTTTATGCCCTCGATTTAATTGGCTTTGGTCAGTCGGCGAAACCAGAACCCACCTCGGGACTGAGTTATACCTTTCCCACCTGGGCCGCCTTAGTGAGTGACTTTATTCAGGAAATGATTGGTGAGCCAGCGTTTTTAGTCGGAAATTCCATCGGTTGTGTGGTGGCTTTACAGGCAGCGGTGGATCGACCGGATCAGGTGCGGGGCCTGGCCCTCTTAAATTGCTCTCTGCGCCTACTCCATGAGAAAAAACGCCAATCACTCCCCTTTTACCGTCAGTGGGGAGCCGGAGTGTTGCAGCAAATTCTCCAATTTAAGCCCCTCGGCAATTGGTTCTTTCATCGTTTAGCTCGCCGAAATGTGATCCGCAAGGTGCTCCACCAGGCCTATGTCAATCCTGCTGCCATTACCGATGAACTGGTAGAACTCCTTTATCAGCCTTCTCAAGATCAGGGCGCAGCCGATGTTTTCCTGGCCTTTGTTACCTACTCCCAAGGCCCTCTTGCCGAAGACCTTTTACCCCAAGTCCAATCTCCTGTGCTGATTCTCTGGGGAGACGCAGATCCCTGGGAACCCATTACCCTCGGCCAGGCCTGGGCCACCTACCCCACGGTTGAGGACTTTATTCCCCTGCCTCAGGTTGGCCATTGCCCCCAAGACGAAGCCCCAGAGTTAGTCAATCCCATCCTTCAGGAATGGTTAGCTCGGCATGGTGGCCCCACCCCCAGTTCAGAATCTGCCCCCCCCAGAGTCATACTTGATCCTCACCCTCTCGACTCTGAACGTGAAGTCAAGGGCTAATTTAAGAACGCTTGCGAAGGATAATTTGGGGTAACTCTAGTCGCAACTCGAAGATTGTCTGCGGGACTCAGGGCTTGACGATGGGGACGTTCATCATAAACTAGGGTAAATCTGCCAACAAAATCTACAACTTATGCCTTTACCGTCTTTACTTCCCTTCTTCTCCCATCCCCTCTGGGCTGATCTGGCTCTTGAAGCTGATCCCGCCGAAACAGGGCCGTTGATCTTGGCTGCGGTGCTCCTGAGCTTGGTCGTGATTTATCTTGCTAGTAAGGTGGGGGGGGAAATTTGCCTGCGGATTAACTTCCCGGCGGTGTTGGGGGAATTGGTCGGCGGTGTCATCGTTGGGATTTCTGTTTTGCATCTCTTGGTGTTTTCTGAAGGTGGGGCCGTTGAGCCTTCGCTAATTTCTACCCTGCTGCAACAAACGGCGGGCATGGAACCGGATTTAACAGCCCTGATTAGCCAAACCTGTAGTGAAGTCATCTCGGTGATGTCGGAAATTGGGGTGATTATCCTCTTGTTTGAAATTGGCCTGGAATCAGACTTACCCGGACTCTTACAAGCAGGCTTACAGGCGGCTGTGGTAGCCATAGTTGGGGTGGCTGTACCCTTTATTGCCGGGACGATTGGGCTAATTTACTTCTTTCATATTGATACGATTCCGGCGAT is from Synechococcus sp. PCC 6312 and encodes:
- a CDS encoding SDR family oxidoreductase is translated as MRVLILGCGYTGTTLARWLTQQGIPVAVTNRLGQLPPELGDLQIPCYPLASQAQGEVTPLDPAALDAVTHVLSSIPPLSSGQDLVLGQLLPVLQGLNLGWFGYLSTTGVYGDCQGAWVEETRPVNPQNARSSHRVQAEVGFLDSGLPAHIFRLSGIYGPGPGRNIFERLRSGKAQHIIRPGHVFSRVHVDDIVQALWRSMINPRPGNIYNVADDLPTESSNLILQACSLMGIEPPPAILWEEANLSPMATSFWQESRRVSNFKIKSQLGVELFFPTYKEGLLSIYKCLSNRESHLIQ
- a CDS encoding helix-turn-helix domain-containing protein; its protein translation is MSRRSSCPIACSLDLIGDRWTLLVIRDMMFFGKHRFEEFLESPEGISTNILANRLKQLEELGLIKKEPYSNHARRMNYALTERGESLRPVLRAMVVWGLKQIPETEILTPRQP
- a CDS encoding cupin domain-containing protein, giving the protein MTTKQPQAKTGENFAMADFGGFQQLRQYVFEPAEVPVSVEGKIFLKQVLDLTSAEISLNNLPPNKSIPFYHTHRVNEEIYIFVQGEGEFQVDQVMFGVREGTIIRVDPAGERCIRNISDTQDLCYIVIQSQHNSYLFHTIQDGTALKKRVSWVGKQRI
- a CDS encoding putative virulence-associated protein D, giving the protein MSSQVLHQELITPPIAYSLNFNRFTNQREVGRVYAIAFDMDIESLKQNYGDPYNNAYAEIRKVLQSHGFSPQQGSVYFGDSTVNAVTCVLAAQDLAKKLPWFAESVRDIRMLRIEEFNDLGPAVQSG
- a CDS encoding photosystem I reaction center subunit II PsaD, whose product is MPETLTGQPPLYAGSTGGLLTKAEVEEKYAITWTSPKEQVFEMPTAGAAVMREGENLVYLARKEQCLALAAQQLRPRKINNYQIYRIFPDGESVLLHPKDGVFPEKVNAGREAVNSVPRSIGENPSPGQIKFSGKQPYDP
- a CDS encoding dihydroorotase — translated: MTTTPISQILIKNAEVLLPEGLSRVEVLLDAGKISQLGPDLETASLQNLRVIDGAGLVLMPGVIDPQVHFREPGLEHKEDLFSASCACAHGGVTSFLEMPNTNPLTITQAALTDKLQRAAQKSLVNYGFFIGATAENLPDLRTANPTPGIKIFMGSMHGDLLVDQEAVLEPIFYRDLSDSNYENRLIAVHAEDQARIKARLQEFAGRTDVAIHSLIQDNQAALNATQLALKLSKKYHRRLHILHMSTAEEAELLRTDKPAWVTAEVTPQHLFLNTDAYETIGTLAKMNPPLRSPQDQAVLWQALVDGVVDFIATDHAPHTLAEKGQDVIDEPLAEHPATVFLEPANAPSGMPGVETALPLMLTQAKQGKCTIAQVSQWMSFNVAQAYKIPNKGLIATGYDADVILVDMNTYKPVVREELFTKCGWSPFEGWNLTGWPVYTIVGGQVAYGNGKLNTDVRGNPLEFNI
- a CDS encoding YafY family protein; this translates as MRKADRLFQVVNLVRSNQPITAESLAERIGVSVRTIYRYIDDLSISGIPIYGEPGVGYLMDENFELPPLTLNPNELDALILGVEMVSRATGSELTMAAKTLLSKIEAALPPRTVEANLTTVRALNNISNTQTLRHWDELYRAIQNQQAINIIYLNLSDQMSKRTVFPLGIFYWGEKWTVGAWCLLRSAYRDFRLDRIQHLDLAADAKPSEQEISLTAYMHAQAKSWKLKSSFSH
- a CDS encoding FUSC family protein; amino-acid sequence: MWIFAQLRQRWQLDPRLLRQGAITAIAVIVPLMLQIMTGAVEWNWAAWGACYVGIGDPGGAYRRRAITLLAIALAGGLSIGVGILISGVLGLTLFLMFIWGFSCGFLDAFGKEGNLAGVLIGCCFLFAIHASDHSWANAVSSGGAYALGGLWATCLALLAWPLQPELPFRQSVAQVLRGVTHYLQAGVQTPPDLLQFQAITLENRQRILNAQTILTQIHLPKRPKTAAQIQKHQKVTYLATLLKLSEQLYLAILMLTEILQRQRSNLFQSLWSDIYQDINQLILNLNQITEQVEQVNHHLEQFDLTAKIEKLDQKFEQQKLITFQGADQSTAYDESLELNYALLSLKQIAHNLNQIYNVFTGTITPDSNDLVRQFEPTLMWWKVLKSHFTLDSVIFRHGLRIAIGTTLVVAIYNAWNLPYGYWMALTVLVILKPHYSDASKRGGQRVLGSVGGALGAILLVSYVQNPYILMLSMILLIVLMVGFLPVNYFVFVLLYTPIVIIMDSIDNPFTAGLADSWILGELRLLNTLIGACVAFAVNYIVLPQWEPKRLSSQLAELLTTLSRLLAMVLTGYQDNQSISTQDLLAIQQQTRLKLSNIHQAWQRFLNEPHSSPQEIQLVEQLLHYSQRLFIALSLLGNHLLQFQNQFSMPNLTMITNQLTAILGNLIAALLSDVPLIPFPQELIQELAALETDLGQLRQQRIRELKQQQLETPTRQAIIDDTLIVEQLQIMTRSLQALHNILQPLLLTLPRPKPQRKE
- a CDS encoding alpha/beta fold hydrolase: MVNLSSTPVVASQTVCQQLPQAWSWRGHPICYRQAGESGPAVVLIHGFGASSLHWRKNIPVLAQSARVYALDLIGFGQSAKPEPTSGLSYTFPTWAALVSDFIQEMIGEPAFLVGNSIGCVVALQAAVDRPDQVRGLALLNCSLRLLHEKKRQSLPFYRQWGAGVLQQILQFKPLGNWFFHRLARRNVIRKVLHQAYVNPAAITDELVELLYQPSQDQGAADVFLAFVTYSQGPLAEDLLPQVQSPVLILWGDADPWEPITLGQAWATYPTVEDFIPLPQVGHCPQDEAPELVNPILQEWLARHGGPTPSSESAPPRVILDPHPLDSEREVKG